The following are from one region of the Anaeropeptidivorans aminofermentans genome:
- a CDS encoding FGGY-family carbohydrate kinase — protein MKKYAIGVDNGGTVSKAAVFDMEGNEIAVVSRQTPLITSRPGYNERDMEELWLNNCICIKEAIKKSKIPPSDIIGLSVCGHGKGLYLWGKDERPAYKGIVSTDNRAWQYPKKWTSDGTLEKIYPKICQKLIPSQQAALLAWFKDNERDVYHNIKWVFSVKDYIRFRLTGEAYCEATDISGSGLMNVKNACFDKDILENLGIEEIYDKLAPIKYSYENCGKITREAAELTGLLEGTPVLGGMFDIDACAIAMAVTEPEQLCTITGTWSINEFISPEPITGTAISMNSLYAIPGYYLLEECSPTSAGNMDWFINNFMENEKIPPGKDLYTYINELVSSVKPEECDVYYLPFLYGSNRHSLAKGSFIGLTTYHTKAHMLRAIYEGVAFSHKYHIEKLLSARKPPESIRMAGGAVNSEVWVKIFADVLGYPIETVTGVKELGALGCAMATAVGAGVYKDYKEAAENMVCVNNPVLPDKINSEIYEKKYKKYTAITDALESLWDSFTI, from the coding sequence ATGAAAAAATATGCTATTGGCGTCGATAACGGCGGTACTGTATCTAAAGCGGCCGTTTTTGACATGGAAGGCAATGAAATAGCTGTAGTTTCAAGACAAACTCCGTTAATAACTTCAAGGCCGGGTTATAACGAAAGGGATATGGAGGAGCTTTGGCTGAATAATTGCATCTGTATAAAGGAAGCAATAAAAAAATCAAAGATTCCGCCTTCGGATATTATAGGCCTTTCCGTATGCGGCCATGGAAAAGGGCTGTATTTATGGGGAAAGGACGAAAGGCCTGCCTATAAGGGCATCGTTTCAACAGATAACAGAGCATGGCAATATCCCAAAAAATGGACCTCGGACGGCACTCTGGAAAAAATATATCCTAAGATATGCCAGAAGCTTATTCCAAGCCAGCAGGCGGCGCTTCTTGCGTGGTTTAAGGATAACGAAAGAGATGTTTATCACAATATAAAATGGGTGTTTTCCGTAAAGGACTATATACGCTTTCGTCTTACGGGTGAGGCCTACTGTGAAGCTACGGATATATCCGGCTCCGGCCTTATGAATGTAAAGAATGCCTGCTTTGATAAAGATATTCTTGAAAATCTGGGGATAGAAGAAATCTATGATAAGCTTGCCCCTATAAAATATTCCTATGAAAACTGCGGGAAAATTACAAGGGAAGCCGCTGAACTTACAGGGCTTCTTGAAGGAACTCCCGTATTGGGCGGTATGTTTGATATTGATGCCTGTGCTATTGCCATGGCTGTTACGGAGCCTGAACAATTATGTACCATAACAGGCACCTGGAGCATCAATGAGTTCATTTCTCCTGAGCCTATTACAGGAACAGCGATTTCTATGAATTCTCTGTATGCCATTCCGGGATATTATCTTTTAGAGGAATGCAGCCCCACCAGTGCAGGAAATATGGATTGGTTCATCAATAATTTTATGGAAAATGAAAAAATCCCCCCGGGAAAAGATTTATATACTTATATTAACGAGCTGGTTTCTTCTGTAAAGCCTGAAGAATGCGACGTATATTATCTGCCCTTTCTTTATGGGTCCAACAGGCACTCTCTTGCCAAAGGCTCCTTTATCGGTCTTACGACTTATCATACGAAGGCCCATATGTTAAGGGCTATTTATGAGGGTGTGGCATTTTCCCATAAATATCATATAGAAAAGCTATTATCGGCAAGGAAGCCCCCGGAATCGATTCGCATGGCGGGCGGCGCTGTAAACTCCGAAGTTTGGGTAAAAATTTTTGCAGATGTTCTTGGCTATCCTATAGAGACTGTTACAGGGGTGAAAGAGCTTGGCGCTTTAGGCTGTGCAATGGCTACCGCCGTTGGCGCAGGAGTTTATAAAGACTATAAGGAAGCGGCAGAAAACATGGTTTGCGTAAATAACCCTGTTCTGCCGGATAAGATAAACAGTGAAATATATGAAAAGAAATATAAAAAATATACGGCTATTACAGACGCCCTTGAATCTCTATGGGATAGTTTTACAATATAG
- the araD gene encoding L-ribulose-5-phosphate 4-epimerase gives MLEELKQIVFKANLELPKYGLITFTWGNVSGIDREKGLVVIKPSGVEYDEMKAEDMVVVDLNGNKVEGDLKPSSDTPTHIELYKAFPNIGGVVHTHSRWATTFAQSGMGIPPYGTTHGDYFYGEIPCTRRMTAEEIKGEYEKETGTVIIERFKDINPDHMPAVLVHSHGPFTWGKDPMNAVHNSIVLEELAMMAWHCKSLSGNTIEPMQSALLDKHYLRKHGANAYYGQ, from the coding sequence ATGTTAGAAGAGCTTAAACAAATCGTGTTTAAGGCAAACCTTGAGTTGCCTAAATACGGACTTATAACCTTTACATGGGGCAATGTTTCCGGAATAGACAGAGAAAAGGGACTTGTAGTAATCAAGCCTTCCGGCGTTGAGTATGATGAGATGAAAGCAGAAGATATGGTCGTTGTAGACCTGAACGGAAACAAAGTAGAAGGGGATTTAAAGCCGTCTTCCGATACCCCTACCCATATAGAGCTTTATAAGGCATTTCCCAATATCGGAGGCGTAGTTCATACTCATAGCAGATGGGCTACAACATTTGCCCAGTCCGGCATGGGCATTCCCCCTTATGGAACGACCCACGGGGATTATTTTTACGGTGAAATTCCATGTACCAGGAGAATGACCGCTGAAGAAATAAAAGGGGAATATGAAAAGGAAACGGGTACCGTTATTATAGAACGCTTTAAAGATATAAACCCAGACCATATGCCTGCTGTTTTAGTGCATAGCCACGGCCCTTTTACATGGGGAAAAGACCCTATGAATGCGGTGCATAATTCTATAGTTTTAGAAGAGCTTGCTATGATGGCATGGCACTGCAAATCCCTTTCGGGCAATACCATAGAGCCTATGCAGTCTGCTCTTTTAGATAAGCATTATCTTCGTAAGCACGGGGCAAATGCTTATTATGGACAGTAA
- a CDS encoding L-ribulose-5-phosphate 3-epimerase, whose translation MESYLLGLYEKSMPNSLTIREKLEAAKKAGFDYMELSIDETDEKLSRLEWKDEEIFKLLTDIYETGIPIKSICLSGHRKYPLGHLDKEIQKKSLNIMEKAIALAEKLGVRIIQIAGYDVYYTESTEETRAIFAKNLKASVKMAAKKGIILAFETMETEFINTVGKANQWVVQMDSPYLQIYPDIGNITNAAKVYGTDVLKDLRSGAGHICALHLKETVPNVFREVPYGTGHVDFPNAIATAYELGVRLFVGEFWHLGEENWPEVLKDNNLFLRDNIKKGMKIINCN comes from the coding sequence ATGGAATCATACCTTTTGGGGCTTTATGAAAAAAGCATGCCCAATAGCTTAACCATAAGGGAAAAGCTGGAGGCTGCTAAAAAAGCAGGTTTTGACTATATGGAGCTTTCCATAGATGAAACTGATGAAAAGCTTTCAAGGCTCGAATGGAAAGATGAAGAAATATTTAAGCTTTTAACGGATATATATGAAACAGGTATCCCTATTAAGTCCATCTGTTTAAGCGGCCACAGAAAATACCCTCTGGGGCATTTAGATAAAGAAATACAGAAAAAAAGCCTTAATATTATGGAAAAGGCGATTGCTCTTGCTGAAAAGCTAGGGGTAAGAATCATTCAAATAGCAGGCTATGATGTATATTATACGGAATCTACAGAGGAAACGAGGGCTATATTTGCTAAAAACCTGAAAGCTTCCGTTAAAATGGCGGCAAAGAAGGGCATAATCCTTGCTTTTGAAACCATGGAAACAGAATTTATCAATACTGTAGGTAAGGCCAATCAATGGGTAGTCCAAATGGATTCTCCATATCTTCAAATATATCCCGATATTGGGAACATAACAAATGCCGCAAAGGTCTACGGTACAGACGTACTGAAGGATTTGAGAAGCGGAGCAGGCCATATCTGCGCCCTTCATCTGAAAGAAACCGTTCCTAATGTTTTTAGGGAAGTACCTTATGGCACAGGCCATGTAGATTTTCCTAATGCAATTGCAACGGCTTATGAACTTGGGGTAAGGCTCTTTGTAGGGGAATTTTGGCATTTAGGAGAAGAAAATTGGCCGGAGGTGCTTAAAGATAATAATTTATTCCTCAGAGATAATATCAAAAAGGGAATGAAAATTATAAATTGCAATTAA
- a CDS encoding terminase small subunit: protein MKLKNERHECFCYKYIIDLNGTQAAIRAGYSEKTARVTVAKLLTKANIQNRISKLQGR, encoded by the coding sequence ATGAAGTTAAAAAACGAACGACACGAATGCTTTTGTTACAAATATATAATAGACTTAAATGGTACGCAGGCGGCCATAAGAGCCGGATACTCCGAAAAAACTGCAAGGGTAACAGTCGCAAAATTACTAACAAAAGCTAACATTCAAAACAGAATTTCAAAGTTACAAGGCCGATAG
- a CDS encoding ABC transporter ATP-binding protein yields the protein MSYLVLQNINKSYGKQKILQNINFSIEKGSFITLLGPSGCGKSTLLRCLAGLENIDSGDMILEGSSIKGIKPRNRNMGMIFQQYSLFPTMTVYENIAFGLSRKELTKKEIELKVTEALDIVDLKGYEKKYPSQLSGGEKQRVAIGRSIVTNPKIMLYDEPLSAIDAKLRKELQMRIKNIHEKMHMTSIFVTHDQQEAMVLSDKIFIMNEGSIIQDDSPINIYNMPKTYFAAQFIGDYNLFSEEDFLRVFQRQSPSPYAAIRPEIIKIFPKNTEEGILEGKLYTGIILDIIPHGNFIQYIVNINDYILKVHRVNDHTESFEKGENIYLKINYEDIVHLSK from the coding sequence ATGTCTTATTTGGTTCTCCAAAACATAAATAAAAGCTATGGAAAACAAAAAATTCTGCAAAATATAAATTTCTCTATAGAAAAAGGCAGTTTTATTACTTTGCTTGGTCCTTCCGGCTGCGGAAAAAGCACATTGTTAAGATGCCTTGCAGGCCTTGAAAATATAGATTCGGGAGATATGATCTTAGAAGGCAGCTCTATTAAAGGCATAAAGCCCAGAAATCGAAATATGGGCATGATTTTTCAGCAGTACAGTTTGTTTCCCACGATGACTGTCTATGAAAATATTGCCTTCGGCCTATCCAGAAAAGAGCTTACGAAAAAAGAAATAGAGCTTAAAGTAACAGAAGCCCTTGATATTGTAGACCTTAAAGGATATGAGAAAAAATACCCCTCTCAATTATCAGGCGGAGAAAAGCAAAGAGTAGCAATCGGCAGAAGCATCGTCACAAATCCTAAAATTATGCTTTATGACGAACCTTTAAGCGCAATCGATGCAAAGCTTAGAAAAGAACTGCAAATGCGGATTAAAAATATCCATGAAAAGATGCATATGACCTCTATTTTCGTAACTCATGACCAGCAGGAGGCAATGGTTCTTTCCGATAAAATATTCATTATGAATGAAGGCTCTATCATTCAAGATGATTCTCCCATAAATATTTACAATATGCCTAAAACATATTTTGCCGCCCAATTCATAGGGGATTATAATCTATTTTCTGAAGAGGATTTTTTAAGAGTGTTTCAAAGGCAATCCCCTTCCCCTTATGCTGCCATAAGACCTGAAATCATTAAAATTTTCCCTAAAAATACGGAAGAAGGTATTTTGGAAGGCAAATTATATACAGGTATTATTCTCGATATAATCCCTCACGGTAACTTTATTCAATATATTGTAAATATTAACGATTATATTTTAAAAGTCCACAGAGTAAACGACCATACAGAATCCTTTGAAAAAGGAGAAAACATATATCTAAAAATTAACTATGAAGACATCGTTCATTTAAGCAAATAA
- a CDS encoding ABC transporter permease: protein MNDYFKKLLMRTLTIVLFLLFWETSVWLGLINKIYISCPSDIFKDFIEFYASGELMRHSLITLKEAALGLFFGTLSGIILAFILSYFKFLGQIFEPVIAALNSIPQLTLAPLYILWFGIGLTSKVFMSSIMAFFLIFFATYGGIKNVGKEMEEAAQLLGANDFKIIYKVIFPLCIPWIISGLKGGIGAALVGAIVGEYLGASAGIGWMISFATSYYNIKRVMTCLLLMLIAGSVFLKILDIMEKRALRYQDRTN from the coding sequence ATGAATGATTATTTTAAGAAGCTTTTAATGAGAACCTTAACCATCGTTTTGTTTCTTTTATTCTGGGAGACATCCGTATGGTTAGGCTTAATCAATAAAATATATATCAGCTGTCCGTCAGATATTTTTAAAGACTTTATAGAGTTTTATGCAAGCGGAGAATTAATGCGGCACTCTCTTATTACTTTAAAGGAGGCCGCTTTGGGGCTTTTTTTCGGTACATTATCAGGTATTATATTGGCTTTTATATTAAGCTATTTTAAGTTTCTAGGCCAGATTTTTGAGCCTGTTATTGCTGCTCTTAACAGCATTCCCCAGCTTACTTTGGCCCCCCTTTACATATTATGGTTTGGCATAGGGTTAACTTCTAAAGTTTTCATGTCAAGCATTATGGCCTTTTTCCTGATATTTTTTGCAACTTACGGCGGAATTAAAAATGTCGGTAAAGAAATGGAAGAGGCCGCTCAGCTTTTAGGTGCCAATGATTTTAAAATCATCTATAAGGTAATCTTTCCTTTATGCATCCCATGGATTATTTCAGGGCTTAAGGGAGGCATCGGGGCTGCGTTGGTAGGGGCTATTGTAGGAGAATATCTGGGGGCTTCCGCCGGTATCGGCTGGATGATTTCTTTTGCAACGTCTTATTATAATATCAAAAGAGTTATGACCTGCCTTTTGCTTATGCTGATTGCAGGAAGTGTATTTTTAAAAATACTTGATATAATGGAAAAACGCGCCCTTAGGTATCAGGACAGAACAAATTAA
- a CDS encoding ABC transporter substrate-binding protein has translation MKKLIKSTILLILAASMLTACSGVAQKNEPVEKPAAGEESKEPEKKEEEKELTKIRISDLRSEFWLPAYVAQQLGYYEEEGLEAEFVTFKDGPVAFQSMHAGEIDFCMLSTEPVLIGYDNGLKSKILFTVLKNKPFMLISNSEITEISQLKGTKIAAGTPGSGPYAFITSILKKNGIDPLKEVELINMDYNATLVALENNQIQATFFDSTRKNDEAIKNANVLVDTTDEATHKEIYGSTLYESSVVTTTEKIASEEPEKVQKFTNAIAKAFKWQNEHTDEEIAELIAPLFEGTDMTAIIPVTRSSLSKDGIISEEGYKTIVDFCIEEDIIKNDIPFENIIDNSFIEKSWKEIN, from the coding sequence ATGAAAAAATTAATTAAAAGCACTATTTTACTTATACTTGCGGCAAGTATGTTAACGGCTTGCAGCGGCGTAGCTCAAAAAAATGAACCGGTAGAAAAGCCGGCAGCGGGAGAAGAATCTAAAGAGCCTGAAAAGAAGGAAGAAGAGAAAGAACTTACAAAAATAAGGATTTCTGACCTTAGGAGCGAGTTCTGGCTTCCTGCTTACGTTGCCCAGCAATTAGGCTATTATGAAGAGGAAGGCCTTGAAGCAGAATTTGTTACATTTAAAGACGGCCCTGTTGCTTTTCAGAGTATGCATGCAGGAGAAATTGATTTTTGCATGTTATCTACAGAGCCGGTTTTAATTGGCTATGACAACGGATTAAAATCAAAGATATTATTTACAGTGTTAAAAAACAAGCCTTTTATGTTAATTTCCAACTCCGAAATAACAGAAATTTCTCAGCTTAAAGGTACTAAAATTGCCGCAGGGACTCCCGGCTCCGGCCCTTATGCGTTCATAACCTCTATTCTTAAGAAAAACGGAATTGACCCCTTAAAAGAGGTAGAGCTTATTAATATGGATTATAATGCTACTCTTGTTGCCCTTGAGAATAATCAGATTCAGGCTACATTTTTCGATTCAACAAGAAAAAATGACGAGGCCATAAAGAATGCAAATGTGCTTGTGGATACTACAGACGAAGCCACCCATAAAGAAATTTACGGTTCAACGCTTTATGAATCTTCCGTAGTTACGACAACTGAAAAAATAGCTTCTGAAGAGCCTGAAAAGGTTCAAAAGTTTACAAATGCCATAGCAAAAGCTTTTAAATGGCAGAACGAGCATACTGACGAGGAAATAGCAGAACTTATTGCGCCTTTATTTGAAGGCACGGATATGACTGCCATTATCCCTGTTACAAGGTCTTCTTTATCGAAAGATGGAATCATTTCAGAGGAAGGATACAAAACCATCGTTGATTTCTGCATTGAAGAAGACATTATAAAAAATGATATTCCTTTTGAAAACATCATAGATAATTCCTTTATTGAAAAGTCTTGGAAGGAAATTAATTAA
- a CDS encoding CD3072 family TudS-related putative desulfidase gives MERSKKIAILAHCILNCNSKVVGLSGYKSSIREIINKYMNEDIAIIQLPCPEFTFLGLKRWGMTKEQYMHNKYRNHCRELLMPYVEQIKMYLEEGYEIIEYMGVDHSPSCGVNYSCRGYLGGDVCNGRNSIETVSEEMGVFTEEFKALLDKEGISISFKAIDEKEYY, from the coding sequence ATGGAACGAAGCAAAAAAATAGCTATTCTTGCCCATTGCATTTTGAACTGCAATTCCAAGGTAGTGGGCCTTTCGGGATACAAATCAAGCATAAGGGAAATCATCAATAAATACATGAATGAAGACATTGCTATTATCCAGCTTCCCTGTCCGGAATTTACTTTTCTGGGGCTTAAAAGATGGGGAATGACAAAAGAACAGTATATGCATAATAAATACCGTAATCATTGCAGAGAACTTTTAATGCCTTATGTAGAGCAGATAAAAATGTATCTTGAAGAGGGTTATGAGATTATAGAATATATGGGAGTGGATCATTCTCCAAGCTGTGGGGTAAACTATTCCTGCAGAGGATATTTAGGCGGCGATGTGTGTAACGGCAGAAACAGCATAGAGACTGTTTCCGAAGAAATGGGTGTATTTACGGAAGAATTTAAAGCACTTCTGGATAAGGAAGGTATTTCCATTTCTTTTAAGGCTATCGATGAAAAAGAATATTATTAA
- a CDS encoding GntR family transcriptional regulator, with product MSQNGISNYTLSLSEAVVRYIEDKILSGNMVAGDKINEYAISSELNISRAPIREAMSELQAAGIIEHKPRKSGLVSMFTKEDVDEIFDIRISLEKDIIRLAIVNNYINEEHIENMKQLADNMLKNAEKTDHSSDVFTLNKLDLEFHTYLWDIAKSPRRSRMLHNIFMQLIIALNQNTSTLGKLEDKAKEHIEYIFALENKDIAKAQDILEKHLTVYKKELYTKIYNEDYTL from the coding sequence TTGAGTCAAAATGGCATTTCCAATTATACATTGAGTCTTTCTGAGGCCGTTGTCCGATATATTGAGGATAAAATATTATCTGGGAATATGGTTGCAGGGGATAAAATAAATGAATATGCTATATCTTCGGAGCTTAATATAAGCAGAGCCCCTATACGGGAAGCTATGAGCGAGCTTCAAGCAGCTGGAATAATAGAGCATAAGCCGAGAAAAAGCGGTTTGGTATCCATGTTCACCAAAGAAGATGTTGATGAAATATTCGATATCAGAATATCTCTTGAAAAGGATATTATAAGACTTGCTATAGTAAATAATTATATTAATGAAGAGCATATTGAAAACATGAAACAGCTTGCCGATAATATGTTGAAAAATGCCGAAAAGACAGATCACTCTTCCGATGTGTTTACTCTCAATAAGCTGGATTTAGAATTCCATACTTATTTATGGGATATTGCAAAAAGCCCAAGGCGTTCCCGTATGCTTCATAATATTTTCATGCAGCTTATTATTGCGCTTAACCAAAATACCAGCACTTTGGGAAAACTCGAAGATAAGGCAAAAGAGCATATAGAATATATCTTCGCATTGGAAAATAAGGATATTGCCAAGGCCCAAGATATACTTGAAAAGCATTTAACCGTTTACAAAAAAGAGCTTTATACTAAAATATATAATGAAGACTATACACTGTAA
- a CDS encoding glycine betaine uptake BCCT transporter produces the protein MDSSKKNKGNEVFFISLVIVLAISLMGIISPENLGGIADFLFAQITEKFGWYYLVVMFFFVAFMLFVAFSKYGSIRLGKDTDRPEYSYGSWFAMLFSAGMGIGIVFWGIAEPLNHYINPDGIAGATPEAANFSIFSSFFHWGIHPWANYCIVALPLAYMQFRKDKPGLISSIFIPLVGEEKIKGPIGKTIDIFAIFATVAGVATSLGLGVMQINSGLNFLFGIPQNMFVQTVIVIIVSVIFIWTAIAGIDKGIKFLSNMNIALCFFLVLVVFILGPTIPILNSFVNGLGQYISGFVSESLRISSTGDNTWINKWRIFYWAWWIAWAPFVGMFIARISKGRTIKEFILGVTIVPALGSCLWFAVFGTTGISMGPEIAEEAIKVTETAYFIIVQHLPFGGFLSLITVALLCTFFITSANSATFVLGMMASNGNLNPSNSMKFLWGVIQSMMALALMFAGGLSVLQTGSIVASFPLAIIMVFACFSLIKALKSEKI, from the coding sequence ATGGATAGTTCTAAGAAGAATAAAGGAAATGAAGTCTTTTTCATTTCTCTGGTTATTGTGCTTGCCATTTCTCTAATGGGCATAATTTCTCCGGAAAACCTTGGGGGAATAGCCGACTTTCTTTTTGCACAAATAACCGAAAAATTTGGATGGTACTATTTGGTGGTAATGTTTTTTTTCGTGGCATTTATGCTTTTTGTTGCTTTTAGCAAATATGGAAGCATAAGGCTAGGAAAAGATACGGACCGGCCGGAGTACAGCTATGGATCATGGTTTGCAATGCTTTTTTCCGCAGGAATGGGTATAGGTATCGTTTTCTGGGGAATAGCGGAGCCGCTTAACCATTATATAAACCCTGACGGTATTGCAGGCGCAACACCAGAAGCAGCAAATTTCAGTATATTTTCCTCGTTTTTCCACTGGGGGATACACCCTTGGGCAAATTATTGTATAGTTGCGCTGCCTTTAGCCTATATGCAGTTCAGAAAAGATAAGCCCGGCTTAATAAGCAGTATTTTTATACCGCTGGTAGGAGAAGAAAAAATCAAGGGGCCTATAGGAAAGACCATTGACATCTTTGCCATATTTGCTACTGTGGCAGGGGTAGCGACATCTCTTGGCCTTGGCGTTATGCAGATAAACAGTGGCTTGAATTTTCTTTTCGGGATACCTCAGAACATGTTTGTTCAGACCGTAATAGTTATTATTGTATCAGTGATATTCATCTGGACAGCCATAGCCGGAATTGACAAAGGGATTAAGTTTTTATCGAATATGAATATTGCTTTATGCTTTTTCTTAGTATTGGTTGTCTTTATCTTAGGACCGACCATACCTATTCTTAATTCATTTGTAAATGGATTAGGCCAGTATATATCAGGCTTTGTATCTGAAAGCTTGAGAATTAGTTCTACCGGTGACAATACATGGATAAATAAATGGAGAATTTTCTACTGGGCTTGGTGGATTGCATGGGCGCCTTTTGTTGGAATGTTTATAGCAAGAATATCTAAGGGAAGAACCATTAAGGAATTCATCTTAGGAGTTACAATTGTCCCTGCTTTAGGGTCATGTTTATGGTTTGCAGTATTTGGTACAACTGGCATTAGCATGGGGCCGGAGATAGCGGAGGAAGCCATTAAAGTAACAGAAACAGCTTATTTTATAATTGTGCAGCATTTGCCTTTCGGTGGATTTTTATCTTTAATTACTGTTGCATTGCTTTGTACGTTTTTTATCACATCTGCCAACTCAGCTACTTTTGTATTAGGGATGATGGCAAGCAATGGGAATTTAAACCCAAGCAATTCCATGAAATTCCTATGGGGGGTTATTCAATCTATGATGGCTTTAGCCTTAATGTTTGCAGGCGGGCTTTCGGTGCTTCAAACAGGCTCTATCGTTGCATCGTTTCCTTTAGCTATAATTATGGTATTTGCATGCTTTTCACTGATTAAGGCGCTGAAAAGCGAGAAAATATAA
- a CDS encoding glycine/sarcosine/betaine reductase component B subunit translates to MKLTLGNFYVKEIVFGEKTSYNNGILTVNKEEALNVVKEDEHITFADLHIVKPGDSVRLCPVKEAIEPRYRVGGGPVFPGVTGELLQCGNGTTYALKDMSIIVVGKHYGGFQDGLIDMSGEGAKYTYYSQLKNLVLVADSDEEFERFEQQKKNKALRWAGMRLSEYIGACLKDLKPEEEEVFELEPLTKRSKEVNGLPSVALVLQPQSQMEEDGYNDLNYGWDTNHMLPTFMHPNEILDGALISGSFMPCSSKWATYDMQNFPMIRRLYEEHGKTINFAGIIMSNLNVALEQKERAALFVAQIAKSLGIDAAVVAEEGYGNPDADFIACIVALENAGVKTIGLTNECTGRDGASQPLVTLDEKANAIVSCGDVSDLIELPAMDLVLGELDALSRDGNSGGWDNDEKLGPSVRPDGSIIMENNGMFCGDRVVGWSTKTMVEF, encoded by the coding sequence ATGAAATTAACACTTGGCAATTTTTATGTCAAAGAAATTGTTTTTGGAGAAAAAACATCTTACAATAACGGAATCCTCACTGTTAACAAAGAGGAAGCCCTTAACGTCGTAAAAGAAGACGAGCATATTACATTTGCTGACCTTCATATTGTAAAACCTGGAGACAGCGTAAGGCTCTGCCCTGTAAAGGAGGCTATAGAGCCAAGATACCGCGTAGGAGGCGGCCCAGTATTTCCTGGCGTTACAGGAGAGCTTTTACAATGCGGCAACGGAACTACTTACGCCCTTAAAGATATGAGCATAATCGTTGTAGGAAAACATTACGGCGGTTTCCAAGACGGATTAATCGACATGAGCGGCGAAGGTGCTAAATATACTTATTATTCTCAGCTTAAAAATCTTGTTTTAGTTGCAGATTCAGACGAAGAATTTGAGCGTTTTGAACAGCAGAAGAAAAACAAAGCGTTAAGATGGGCAGGAATGAGACTTTCCGAATACATCGGCGCATGCCTTAAAGACTTAAAGCCGGAAGAGGAAGAAGTTTTCGAACTTGAACCCTTAACAAAGAGGAGCAAGGAAGTAAATGGCCTTCCATCTGTAGCTCTTGTGTTACAGCCGCAGTCCCAGATGGAGGAAGACGGCTATAATGATTTAAATTATGGCTGGGATACGAACCATATGCTTCCTACATTTATGCATCCCAATGAAATTCTTGACGGCGCTTTAATATCCGGTTCTTTCATGCCTTGCTCTTCAAAATGGGCTACTTATGATATGCAGAACTTTCCTATGATCAGAAGACTTTATGAAGAACATGGAAAGACCATTAATTTTGCGGGTATTATCATGTCCAACCTTAATGTTGCCCTTGAGCAAAAGGAAAGAGCTGCTCTTTTCGTAGCTCAGATAGCAAAATCCTTAGGCATCGATGCAGCAGTAGTTGCAGAAGAAGGCTACGGTAACCCTGATGCAGACTTTATAGCATGTATCGTTGCCCTTGAGAATGCAGGGGTTAAGACGATAGGTCTTACAAACGAATGTACCGGTAGAGACGGCGCAAGCCAGCCTTTGGTTACTTTAGATGAAAAGGCAAACGCCATTGTTTCCTGTGGCGACGTATCCGACTTAATCGAGCTTCCTGCTATGGATTTAGTTTTAGGTGAGCTTGATGCCCTTTCGAGAGACGGAAATTCCGGCGGTTGGGATAATGATGAGAAGCTGGGGCCATCTGTACGCCCCGATGGTTCAATAATTATGGAGAATAACGGCATGTTCTGCGGTGATCGAGTTGTTGGCTGGTCAACCAAGACAATGGTTGAATTTTAG